GCTGTCCGTCATCGCCCTGCGCTTCTTTACCGTCTACGGCCCCCGGCAACGGCCTGACCTGGCGATCCACAAGTTCGCGCGGCTGATGTCCGAGGGGCGCCCGGTCCCCTTCTTCGGTGACGGAAGCACCGAGCGCGACTACACCTACGTCGACGACATCGTGCAGGGCGTGGAGGCCGCCGTCGACTGGGCGCGCGCCGCCCGCCCCGGCGAGTTCGAGGTGGTGAACCTGGGCGAGAGCCGCACCACCACGCTCGCGCGCCTGGTCGAGCTGATCGCCGGGGCGCTGGGCGTGGAGCCGGAGCTCGACCGCCAGCCCGCGCAGCCGGGCGACGTGCCGCGCACCTTCGCCAACGTCGACAAGGCGCGGCTGCTGCTGGGGTACGATCCGCGCACGCCGGTGGAGGACGGCATCCCGCGGTTCATCGAATGGTTCCGCTCGCAGCCTGAGTAAGCACATCTCCCGTTTGACGATGCACGTGGTGGCGCACAACGGTGCGCGCATCTGGGGCGGCGCGGAGCGCGCGACCGCGCTGCTGCTCGCCGGCCTGCAGCGGCGCGGCCACCGCGTGCTCCTGCTCTGCAACGAAGCCGAGGTGGCGCGCCGCGCGGCCGCGCTCGGCGTCCCGACGGAGATCCTCGCGCTGGGCGGCGACGCGATGATCCCGCATGCGCTGCGGCTCGCGCGACGGCTGCGCCGGCTGCGCCCGGACGCGTTCATCATCGGCACCTACAAGAAGCTGTTCCTGGCCGCGCTCGGCGCGAGGCTCGCCCGCGTGCCGCGCATCGTCGCGCGGGTGGGGCTGGAGACGGACACGCCGCGCAGCGCCAAGTACCGCCTCGCACTCCCGCGCTGGGTGGACGCGGTGGTCGTCAACGCGCGGCGCCAGCGGTCCGCCTTCGCCGATCTTCCCGGCTTCGATGTGGATCGCGTCGTGGTGATCCACAACGGCGTGGAGCCGCCGGTCTCCCGCGCGCCGCGGGGCTCGGTTCGCGCCGCGCTCGGCATCCCCAACGACGCGCACGTCGTTGGCGCGATGGCGCGTCTGGCGCGGCAGAAGCGGCTCGATCGGCTCCTCCGCGCCGTCTCCAAGCTCCCCGGCGTGCACTGCGTGCTGGCGGGGGATGGAGAAGAGCGCGGCGCGATCGAATCCCTCGCGGCGCAACTCGGCATTGCGGATCGCGTCCACCTGCTCGGCCACCGCGACGATACTGCGGAGGTACTCGACGCGCTGGACGTGTTCGTCGTCTCCTCCGATCGCGAGGGGCTGTCGAACGCGATGCTCGAGGCGCTCGCGTGCGGCGTCCCCGTCGTCAGCACGCGCGTGAGTGGCGCCGACGACGCGCTGGAGCCGCTCGCGGACGGCACCGCGCCGGGCGAGATCGCCGGGTTCTCGGAGGACGAGATCGCCGCCGCGCTGCGACGCCTCCTCGCGGACCCGGAACTTCGTCGGACGATGGGAGATGCGGGGCGTCGGCGGGCGATGGAGCGCTTCTCGATGGACGTGATGCTGGAGCGCTGGGAGGCGGTGCTGGCCGGGCGGACGGTGGCCGCATGAAGCTGGTGATCCAGAACGGCAGCCGCGTGTGGGGCGGCAACGAGAAGTGGCTGGCCACGCTGTCGGCCGGGCTGATCGCGCGCGGGCACGAAGTGATCGTCTCCTGCCCGCGCGGCGCCGTCCGCGAACGGCTGGGGGAGATGGGGATCGCGACGACGGGCGTGCGGCCGCGCGGCGTGCTGGACGTGGTGAGCGGCGTCGCGTTCGCGCGGTGGCTGCGCCGCGAGCGGCCGGACGCGCTGCTGCTGACCTCGTGGCAGCCGCTGGCGTGGAGCGCGTGGGCGGGGCGGCGCGCGGGCGTCCCCCGCATCGTCGTGCGCCTGGGGATCGTGCGCGAGCACCCGCGCCGTGGCGGCCGGGCGCGCGCATTCCGCCGCTGGGTCGACGCGATGATCGTGAACTCGGCGGAGATCCGCGACGTGTGGCTCCGCTCCGCGCCGGACTATCCCGCGGAGCGGATCCACGTGGTGATGAACGGCCTCCGCGCGCGCGACGCCGAGCGCCCCGCGCTGCGCAGCCGCCTGCGGAACGAGCTCGACGTGGCGCCAGAGACGCTGCTGGTCGGCGGGGCGGGGCACCTGGCGCCGCGCAAGGGCTTCGACCTGCTCCTGCGCGCGTTTGCCGCCGCGGCGCTGCCGGACGCGCGCGTCGTCATCGCCGGCGGCGGCGACTACCTGCGCGAGCTGCGGGAGATGGCGGACGCGCTCGGCATCGCGGATCGCGTGCATTTCCTGGGGCACCGCGACGACGGGCCGGACGTGATCGGCGGGTGCGACGTGTTCGTGCTCGGCAGCCGCAACGAGGGGATGGCGAATGTGATGCTGGAGGCGATGGCCGCCGGCGTCCCCGTCGTCGCCACGGACGTCAGCGGCGTGCGGCGCGCGCTGGGCGCGGAGGAGGGCGCTCCACCCGCCGGCTGGATCGTCCCGCCCGACGACGCGGACGCGATGGCCGCTGCCCTGCGCGAGGTGGCGGATGCGCTCGTGGCCGGTTCAGCGCGCGTCGAAAAGCGCACGGACGAGGCGATGCGCCGCATCCACGAGCGCTTCGGCGTGGAGCGGATGGTGCGCGAGTGCGAGGCGATCCTCTTCGGCCAGCGCGGCGCACCGTGAGCGAGCTCCGCTATCCGTCGCGCCGTGTCTGCATCGTCCTGCTCACCGGGCTGGGCGACGTCGTGCACGGCCTGCCGCTGGTGAACGCGCTGAAGGAAGACGACCCGCTGCGCCGCATCACCTGGGTCGTCGAGCCGATGCCCGCGCCGCTGCTGGCCGGGCATCCGTCCATCAACCGCGTCGTCGTCTACCGCAAGAAGGACGGCCTGCGCGGCATCCGCCAGCTCCGGCGCGACCTGCGCGCCGGTGGCCCCATCGACCTGACGCTCAACCTCAACGTCTACACCAAGAGCATCTGGCCGACGCTGCTGTCGCGCGCGCGGCACCGGCTGGGCTTCGACCGCGGGCGCTCGTTCGAGGGCGTCTGGCTCGCCTCCAATCACCACCTCGACGCGCGGCCGCGCGCGCACACCGCGGACATGTTCCTGGAGTTCGCGGAGCACCTCGGGCTCGCGGTCCCGGACCCGGAGTGGCAGATCCGCTTTACCGGCGAGGAGCGGCGGGCGCAGGCGGAGTTCTTCGCGCAGTTCGAGGGCCGCCCCGTCGCGACCATCGTCCCCGCGTCGGCGAACGCGAAGAAGGATTGGCCGGCGGAGCGGTGGGCGCGCGTGGCCGACGCGCTGGCGCACGACTTCGGCTATCGCGTGGTGCTGGCGGGCGGGCCCGGTGAGCGCGAGCAGCGCATCGCACGGGAGATCGTGGAGCGGTCGAGCGCCGGCCCCATCTGGGCGCTGGGGGATTCGATCCGGCGGCTGACGTGGATCGTGGCGGGGAGCAGCCTGGTGCTGGCGCCGGACACCGGCCCGGTGCACATCGCGCGGGCGTTCGGGGTGCCGGTGATCGGGCTGTACGGGCACACCAACCCGTGGCGCGTCGGGCCCTGGCGCATGTTCCAGGACCTGTGGGTCGATCGCTACACCGATCCCGGCGAGCCGCCCGATCCCACCAGCTTCGCCGCCAAGCTCGGCCGCATGGAGCAGATCACCGTCGACGACGTCACGGAGCGCATCGCCCGCGCGGTGGATCGCTATCCCCGCGCCAGCGGCGCGTAAGGGTCGTTCCGGCGGTCACCAAAGACGACTGTCATTCCGAAGGCGCTACGCCGCCCTGTCTTCCATGCCGAAGCCGTGGCGCCTGAGGAATCTGTGTTCGGCTCCCGAGCCACAGGCCGCCTGTCGCTCGGACGCATGCCACAGATTCCTCGGGCGCCAGGGCGATGGTCACCCCGACGGTTCGGTGCGGCGCCCTCGGAATGACAGCATTTTCGTGTACTGCGCCTCTTTTTTATCCCCGCCGCGGATACCGCTTCAAGGCAAGCTCCACTTTCTCCACAACCTGCTCGGGGGTGATGCGCTCCATGCGGCCGGGGCGGTACCCGGCGTCGGCGGGATAGTCCTCGCCGGGGTCGCCGTACGCGTCGATGAGGAGGTCGTGGAAGCGGCGGTAGGGGCCCACGCGCCTGGGATTCGTGTAGCCCATCAGCGACACCGTCGGCGTGTTCAGCGCGACGCCCACGTGCAACGGGCCAGTGTCCGGGCTGACGAGCACGTCCGCGCGATCGATCAGGTAGACGAGCCGGCGCAGGTCCCACTCGAGCAGATCGGCCGGCGGATGCGCGGCCAGGCGCCTGATCTCCGCCGCCGCCTCCAGCTCGCGCGGCGACTTGCCGCCGACGAGAATCGTCCGCGCGCCGAGGTCGCTCGCCAGCGCGTCGATGGCGCGAGCGTAGCGGTCCGCGGGCCACTCCTTCTCCGGCTTGCTGGTGCCGAGGACGATCGCGACGGTCGGGCGGTCGCTCTCCGGGAGGAGATCGCGGTAGCGCGCCGCCTCTTCCTCCGTCGGCCCGAGATGCCACTCGAGCAGCGGCGGGACGCCGAGGTGCTCCACGAACTCGAAGTACTGGTCCTGGAGATGGCGCTGCGGCCGCGGCGCGATGTGCTCGGTGGTGAACAGCCAGTTCAGGTCCCGAGCCCGCTTCCGGTCGAACCCCACCTTCCGTGGTGAGTCCAGCAGCGCGGTGACGATCCCCGCCTTGAGATAGACCTGCAGCGCGAGCACGACGTCGAACTGCTTCCCGCGCACCGCCCGCCGCAGGTCCGCGAAGGCGCGCCCCCCCCGCTTGCGGTCGAAGATGACGAACTCGTCGATGGCGGGATGGTGCGCCACCAGCGGGTGCGGCCCCGGCTGCATGATCCAGGTGATGCGCGCGTCCGGCACCGCCGCGCGCAGCGAGTTGACGACCGGCAGCGTGTGCACCGTGTCGCCAATCGCGCTCATCATGACGATGGCGACGCGGGCGCCGGGGGGCAGGCTCAGCGGCGGTAGCGTTCGTCCCACAGCTCGATCTTCTCCAGCACGTCGGCCACCTGGATGCGTGGCATTCGGCCCCAGCGGCGGCGCATGGAGATCGGCGCCTGCTCGCCGGGGTCGTGGTAGGCGTCGATCACCAGGTCGTGGAAGCGGCGATAGGGCCCGGTCCGCCGCGGGTCGGCGTTCGCCATCAGGGAGATGACGGGCCGGTCGAGGGCAACGGAGATGTGCAGTGGCGCGCTGTCCAGCGCCAGCACCAGCTCCGCCGCGTCGAGGATCGACACGAGGTTGCGGAATCCGCTCCCCAGCGCGGAGACGGGCGGGTGCCGCGCCGCATCCCGGACCTGCCGCTCCATCTCCATCTCCCGTTCCGACCGCCCGCCGACCAGCACCGACGCCAGCCCCCAGCGCTCGTGCAGCGCGTCGGAGACGGCGGCCCAGCGCTCGGGAAGCCAGTCGCGGTCCGGGTTGCTGGTGGCGAGGTTGATGGCCACGTACGGCCGCCCGATCTGCGCGACGAAGTCGCGCTGCCGGCCGAGCTCATCGCCGCGCGGGCCGAGATGCCACTCCACCGGCTCGGGATCGACGCCGAGGGCGGCCAGGAACTCGAAGTACTGCTCCTGCACGTGCTGCGGCGCGTGCGGCGGGATGCGGCGGCTGGTGAACAGCCAGTTCAGGTCGCGTGCGCGCCGCCGGTCGAACCCCAGCTTCACCGGCGCCCTGGCCAGCGCGGTGACGATGCCGGCCTTGAACGCCACCTGCAGGTCGATCAGCAGGTCGAAGCGGCCACGGCGGAGCGTCTTCCCCGCGCCCACCAGCCCGCGCCAGCCGTCCTTCGGGTCGACGAGGACGATCTCGTCGACGTTCGGGTGGCCGGAGACGAGCGAGGCGGGGAGCGGCTGCAGCACCCAGGCGACGTGCGCGGACGGGGCGGCGCGCTTGAGCGCGTTCACCACCGGCAGCACGTGCACGGCGTCGCCCACGGCGCTCATCATGACGATGGCGATGCGGGCGCCGTCCAGGTCCATCGCGGCCACAGCGCAGCGGGTGCGGGCGAATGCACGGCGCCGCCCCCGGGGCGTGCTCCGGAAGCGGCGTGCGGACGGCGGGATTGTACGGTCGCGAGGGAGATGCGTCAACGCGGGCGCTGCCCCTCATCCCCCCGGCCCCCTTCTCCCGAACTGCGGGAGAAGGGGGAGATCTCAGCGCGGGGTGAGAGTTCTGCCCTGGCTGGGATGCATCGTGGCCGCCGCGGGTGGCCCCCTCCGGCCCCTCCCCCGCTGCGCAGGGGAGGGGAGAACTTAGCGCCGGCGCTACATCGTCACGAAAATCCGCCCCTCGTCGTCGACGCGCGTGTCATAGCCGCGCAGGGGGATGCTGGCGGGGGGGGAGCAGACGGCTCCGGTGCGGACGTCGAACTGCGCGCCGTGCCACTCGCAGGTCAGCACGCCGTCCTCGATCTCGCCGCCGTCCAGCGGCAGTTCCTCGTGGCTGCAATGGCCCTGCAGCGCGTAGATCTCGCCATCCACGTTGCAGAGGACGATCTCCTCGCGGCCGATCGTGAAGCCGCGCGCCTCGCCCTCGGGCACCGCGGAGACGCGCGCCACCTCGTATTCCGGCATCCACTTGCTCTCGTTCTTGTTACGATCTCCCGCCGACGACCCGGAACTTCGGCGCCGCCCGATCCCGCCGCAAGCCGCGACGGAGAGTGGCGGAACACGGGGCGCGGACGCATCGTACACACCGCATCCGTCGCCATCCGTTCCCCGCGTCCGCCCACCCGTGCCCGCCAGACGCATCTTCATTGCCTTGATCGCGCTCGTCGCCATCGCCTCGCCCGCGCTGGCGCAGGGGACGGGGCGCGTGCAGGGGCGCGCCTACGCCAGCTCGGATCGGGCGCCGGTGGCGTACGCGCTCGTCCGCCTGGTCTCCGTCGGCTCAGGCGCGCGGCCGCGGACGGTGCTGAGCGACTCCAGCGGCGCGTTCGCGTTCCCAGACGTGCCGGCGGGGACGTACAGGCTGTCGCTGGAGCGGATCGGGTTCGCGGCGGAGCGGACGGAGCCGTTCGCCGTCCCCGCCGGTGGCACCGTGCGCCGCGACCTGGGGAGCGTGCCGCGCGCGGTGGCCATCCCCAAGCTCGTCGTCACCCCACTCTGTCTGACGGGCGCGGACGTGGCGCAGGACTCGGCGCTGGCCGCGCTGCTGGCCGAGGCGCAGAAGGGGATCGAGACGCGCCGCGCCTTCGACGCCGCGTACCGCTACGAGTTCAACACCGCGCAGTGGTTCGCGCGCGGCGGCTCGCGGCCGAAGAACGTGCAGTGGGAGGTGTCGCACGTGGTGATGGACCCGCGCACGCGCGTGGACCGCGAGCGCGAGGGGTGGGGCACCGCGTCGATGCTGGGGATGTCGCTGGAGATCCCCGACGGGCGCGAGATCCTGGAGCCGGAGTTCCTGGCCACGCACTGCATCGAGGCCAGCGAGGACTCGGCGGCGGGCGTCTACACGCTCGGCTTCCGCCCGGTGCGGACGCGGCCCCGCCACGTCGACATCCGCGGCGTCCTGCGCATGAGCCGCCGCACGTTGGAGATGGAGACCATCCAGGTGGAGTGGCTGCGCTGGACCACGCCGCTGCTGAAGGCCACGGTGGAGTACCGCGACGCGTACGTTCCCGGCGGCGTGGTGCGGCTCCCCATCGGCGCGATGTTCTCCGGCCGCCCGCCGCCGCCCGTGAAGTCCGGCCGCATCACCGGCGAGATCCACTTCCAGGAGTTCGGCGGCCTCGTCCGCGCCGACTCGGCGCGAGTGGAAGGCACCGGACCTTGACTTGAGATTTGAGATCAGCGCTGCGATGTCATTCCGAGCGGCGCCGCACCGAACTCGATGCCGCACCGATGCCTGGCGGCGCCCGAGGAATCTTCGACAGGGCTCGCGCGAAACCCCAGCTGTGGCTCGGAAGCAGGCCACAGATTCCTCGGCCGCCGCGCAGATGCTGGTGCCGGCGCAACATCCGTCGAGCGGCGGCGCTCGGAATGACATCCTTCCGGGGAGCCAATTGGAAGACATCTCCGCTCCTTTCGAATGATCGCCATTCGCACAACCTTCATCGCTCTCCTCCTCGCCGTCGCCATCGCACACGCCGGGCGCGCGGCCGCGCAGGTGGGGATGGGTGGCGTGCACGGGCGCGCGCTGGCCGCGGCCAGTCGCGCACCGGTGGCGTACGCACTGGTCCGGCTGATCCCCGTCGGCTTCAACGTTCCCGTGCGCAGCACACTCACCGACGGGCAGGGCGGCTTCGCGTTCATCGCGGTGATCCCCGGCACGTACCGCCTGAGGCTGGAGCGCGTCGGCTACTCGGCCGAGCAGACGGAGGCCTTCGCCGTGGCCGCGGACCAGAGAGTGGAGCGCATAATCCGCAGTGTGCCGCGGGCCATCGCCATCGCGCCCATCGTGGCCACCTCGGGGTGCCGCACCGACGTGAACCTGCAGAACGATCCCGCCCTGGCCACCCTCTGGAACGAGGCGGTCAAGGGGATGGAACTGCGGCGCGCCTTCGACGACCAGTACCGCTACGAGTTCGACCAGAACCAGTACCATACCATGTCGCTGCAGAACAGCGGCGCGCCGGATTCGCTCAAGCGGCACGTGACGCTGGACCCCCGCACGCGGATGAACCGCAACCGCGAAGGGTGGGGGCAGGTGCGGCCGAACAGCATGACGCTGGAGGTGCCCGACGGGCGCGAGATCCTGGACCCCGCGTTCCTGCGCCTGCACTGCCTGGACGCCGGCCTCGACGAGGCGGCGGGCGTCTACACCATCGGCTTCCGGCCTCGGCGCGAGCGGCGCGGGCACGTGGACATCCGCGGCGAGCTGCGGCTGGACCGGCGCACGTTCCAGGTCACCAGCCTGCAGGTGGAGTGGACGGACGTCACGCACGTGCTGCTGGAGGCAACCGTCGAGTTCGGTGACGCCGAGGTTCCCGGCGGCACCGTCCGCATGCCGGTGATCGCGTTCTTCTCCGGCCACGCGCCCGAATCGATGAACCTGGGCGAGATCAGGGGCGAGGTGCAGTTCGTCAACTACGGCAACCTGCAAAAGGTGCGAGGACCGTGAGCCCGCTCCGCATCGCCATCGCCCTGCTCCTCGTCCTGCTCGCCGCCGGGCGCGCGGCGGCGCAGGTGGGGATGGGGTCGGTGCGCGGGCGCGTGGTGGCGGCGTCGGACGGCGCGGTGGTGTCGTACGCGCTGGTGCGGCTGGCATCCGCCGAGGGCGGCGCGCCGGCGCGGTCGGCGCTCACCGACGCGGAGGGCGCGTTCTCGTTCGCCGCTGTCGTGCCGGGGACGTACCGGCTGTCGCTGGAGCGCGTCGGCTATTCGTCCGAGGCGACGGACGCGTTCGCCGTCGCGGCCGAGCAGACGGTGGAGCGGGTGATCCGCAGCGCGCCGCGCGCCGTGGCCATCCGCCCCATCGTGGCGACGGCGGAGTGCCGCACGGCGGAGAACCTGGAGCGCTATCCCGATCTCGCCGCGCTGTGGAACGAGGCGGTGAAGGGGATGGAGGCGCGGCGCGCCTTCGACGCCACCTACCACTACGAGTTCGACCAGCGCCAGTACGCCACCATGACGCGGCGCAACGGCGGCGCGCTGGACTCGACGGTGGAGCACGTGGTGCGCGACCCGCGGAATCCGGTGAACCGCAACCGCTCCGGATGGGGCACGGTGCGGCGCGACCGGATGCGGCTGGAGATCCCCGACGGCACCGAGATCCTGGACCCGCTCTTCCTGAGCACGCACTGCCTGGACAGCGGGATGGACGAGGAGGCGGGGGTGTACACCATCGGCTTCCGCCCGCGGCGCTCGGAGCGCGGCCGCATCGACATCCGCGGCGAGATGCGGCTGGACCGCGCGACGCTGCAGGTGAAGTCGCTGCAGGTGGAATGGACCGACGCCACCCGCGTCTTCCTCGAGGCGACGGTGGAGTTCACCGAGGCCGTCGTCCCCGGCGGCGCCGTGCGGCTGCCCGTCGGCGCGATCTTCTCCGGCAGCCCGCCCGAGTCCATGCGCGTCGG
This sequence is a window from Longimicrobium sp.. Protein-coding genes within it:
- a CDS encoding glycosyltransferase, with amino-acid sequence MHVVAHNGARIWGGAERATALLLAGLQRRGHRVLLLCNEAEVARRAAALGVPTEILALGGDAMIPHALRLARRLRRLRPDAFIIGTYKKLFLAALGARLARVPRIVARVGLETDTPRSAKYRLALPRWVDAVVVNARRQRSAFADLPGFDVDRVVVIHNGVEPPVSRAPRGSVRAALGIPNDAHVVGAMARLARQKRLDRLLRAVSKLPGVHCVLAGDGEERGAIESLAAQLGIADRVHLLGHRDDTAEVLDALDVFVVSSDREGLSNAMLEALACGVPVVSTRVSGADDALEPLADGTAPGEIAGFSEDEIAAALRRLLADPELRRTMGDAGRRRAMERFSMDVMLERWEAVLAGRTVAA
- a CDS encoding glycosyltransferase, whose amino-acid sequence is MKLVIQNGSRVWGGNEKWLATLSAGLIARGHEVIVSCPRGAVRERLGEMGIATTGVRPRGVLDVVSGVAFARWLRRERPDALLLTSWQPLAWSAWAGRRAGVPRIVVRLGIVREHPRRGGRARAFRRWVDAMIVNSAEIRDVWLRSAPDYPAERIHVVMNGLRARDAERPALRSRLRNELDVAPETLLVGGAGHLAPRKGFDLLLRAFAAAALPDARVVIAGGGDYLRELREMADALGIADRVHFLGHRDDGPDVIGGCDVFVLGSRNEGMANVMLEAMAAGVPVVATDVSGVRRALGAEEGAPPAGWIVPPDDADAMAAALREVADALVAGSARVEKRTDEAMRRIHERFGVERMVRECEAILFGQRGAP
- a CDS encoding glycosyltransferase family 9 protein; this translates as MSELRYPSRRVCIVLLTGLGDVVHGLPLVNALKEDDPLRRITWVVEPMPAPLLAGHPSINRVVVYRKKDGLRGIRQLRRDLRAGGPIDLTLNLNVYTKSIWPTLLSRARHRLGFDRGRSFEGVWLASNHHLDARPRAHTADMFLEFAEHLGLAVPDPEWQIRFTGEERRAQAEFFAQFEGRPVATIVPASANAKKDWPAERWARVADALAHDFGYRVVLAGGPGEREQRIAREIVERSSAGPIWALGDSIRRLTWIVAGSSLVLAPDTGPVHIARAFGVPVIGLYGHTNPWRVGPWRMFQDLWVDRYTDPGEPPDPTSFAAKLGRMEQITVDDVTERIARAVDRYPRASGA
- a CDS encoding glycosyltransferase family 9 protein translates to MGRTLPPLSLPPGARVAIVMMSAIGDTVHTLPVVNSLRAAVPDARITWIMQPGPHPLVAHHPAIDEFVIFDRKRGGRAFADLRRAVRGKQFDVVLALQVYLKAGIVTALLDSPRKVGFDRKRARDLNWLFTTEHIAPRPQRHLQDQYFEFVEHLGVPPLLEWHLGPTEEEAARYRDLLPESDRPTVAIVLGTSKPEKEWPADRYARAIDALASDLGARTILVGGKSPRELEAAAEIRRLAAHPPADLLEWDLRRLVYLIDRADVLVSPDTGPLHVGVALNTPTVSLMGYTNPRRVGPYRRFHDLLIDAYGDPGEDYPADAGYRPGRMERITPEQVVEKVELALKRYPRRG
- a CDS encoding glycosyltransferase family 9 protein translates to MDLDGARIAIVMMSAVGDAVHVLPVVNALKRAAPSAHVAWVLQPLPASLVSGHPNVDEIVLVDPKDGWRGLVGAGKTLRRGRFDLLIDLQVAFKAGIVTALARAPVKLGFDRRRARDLNWLFTSRRIPPHAPQHVQEQYFEFLAALGVDPEPVEWHLGPRGDELGRQRDFVAQIGRPYVAINLATSNPDRDWLPERWAAVSDALHERWGLASVLVGGRSEREMEMERQVRDAARHPPVSALGSGFRNLVSILDAAELVLALDSAPLHISVALDRPVISLMANADPRRTGPYRRFHDLVIDAYHDPGEQAPISMRRRWGRMPRIQVADVLEKIELWDERYRR
- a CDS encoding non-heme iron oxygenase ferredoxin subunit gives rise to the protein MPEYEVARVSAVPEGEARGFTIGREEIVLCNVDGEIYALQGHCSHEELPLDGGEIEDGVLTCEWHGAQFDVRTGAVCSPPASIPLRGYDTRVDDEGRIFVTM
- a CDS encoding carboxypeptidase-like regulatory domain-containing protein, with amino-acid sequence MIALVAIASPALAQGTGRVQGRAYASSDRAPVAYALVRLVSVGSGARPRTVLSDSSGAFAFPDVPAGTYRLSLERIGFAAERTEPFAVPAGGTVRRDLGSVPRAVAIPKLVVTPLCLTGADVAQDSALAALLAEAQKGIETRRAFDAAYRYEFNTAQWFARGGSRPKNVQWEVSHVVMDPRTRVDREREGWGTASMLGMSLEIPDGREILEPEFLATHCIEASEDSAAGVYTLGFRPVRTRPRHVDIRGVLRMSRRTLEMETIQVEWLRWTTPLLKATVEYRDAYVPGGVVRLPIGAMFSGRPPPPVKSGRITGEIHFQEFGGLVRADSARVEGTGP
- a CDS encoding carboxypeptidase-like regulatory domain-containing protein, with product MIAIRTTFIALLLAVAIAHAGRAAAQVGMGGVHGRALAAASRAPVAYALVRLIPVGFNVPVRSTLTDGQGGFAFIAVIPGTYRLRLERVGYSAEQTEAFAVAADQRVERIIRSVPRAIAIAPIVATSGCRTDVNLQNDPALATLWNEAVKGMELRRAFDDQYRYEFDQNQYHTMSLQNSGAPDSLKRHVTLDPRTRMNRNREGWGQVRPNSMTLEVPDGREILDPAFLRLHCLDAGLDEAAGVYTIGFRPRRERRGHVDIRGELRLDRRTFQVTSLQVEWTDVTHVLLEATVEFGDAEVPGGTVRMPVIAFFSGHAPESMNLGEIRGEVQFVNYGNLQKVRGP
- a CDS encoding carboxypeptidase-like regulatory domain-containing protein, coding for MSPLRIAIALLLVLLAAGRAAAQVGMGSVRGRVVAASDGAVVSYALVRLASAEGGAPARSALTDAEGAFSFAAVVPGTYRLSLERVGYSSEATDAFAVAAEQTVERVIRSAPRAVAIRPIVATAECRTAENLERYPDLAALWNEAVKGMEARRAFDATYHYEFDQRQYATMTRRNGGALDSTVEHVVRDPRNPVNRNRSGWGTVRRDRMRLEIPDGTEILDPLFLSTHCLDSGMDEEAGVYTIGFRPRRSERGRIDIRGEMRLDRATLQVKSLQVEWTDATRVFLEATVEFTEAVVPGGAVRLPVGAIFSGSPPESMRVGEMRGQIMFVNYTNLYRVAQP